A region of Salvia splendens isolate huo1 chromosome 17, SspV2, whole genome shotgun sequence DNA encodes the following proteins:
- the LOC121773368 gene encoding copper transport protein ATX1-like produces the protein MSQTVELKVAMSCQGCVGAVKRVLGKTEGVESFDIDLESQRVTVKANIPPETVLQAVSKTGKATSFWEAGEPGSKST, from the exons ATGTCTCAG ACAGTTGAGCTTAAGGTTGCCATGTCATGTCAAGGCTGTGTCGGAGCAGTGAAGAGGGTTCTTGGGAAGACGGAAG GTGTTGAGTCATTCGACATTGATTTGGAGAGTCAAAGGGTGACCGTGAAAGCCAATATCCCACCCGAAACTGTTCTTCAGGCCGTTTCGAAGACTGGGAAGGCAACCTCGTTCTGGGAGGCAGGCGAGCCAGGATCGAAGTCCACATAG